One segment of Streptomyces roseifaciens DNA contains the following:
- a CDS encoding alpha/beta hydrolase, whose protein sequence is MPLLPGAEPFRHEGGEVGVLVCHGFTGSPQSVRPWADHLAGRGLSVSLPLLPGHGTRWQDMQLTGWQDWYAEVDHALRELSERCSQVFVCGLSMGGALALRLAARHGDAVSGIVLVNPGNKVHGLAARALPVVRHFVPSTKGIASDIAKPGAQEVGYDRVPLHAAHSVRRFFQLVDAELPQVTQPLLLMHSPEDHVVPPADSARILARVSSRDVTERLLERSYHVATLDHDAERIFEDTYAFIGRLSGVGTQEGTAARG, encoded by the coding sequence GTGCCGCTCCTCCCCGGAGCCGAGCCGTTCCGCCATGAAGGCGGAGAGGTAGGCGTCCTCGTGTGTCACGGCTTCACCGGTTCCCCGCAGTCCGTGCGGCCCTGGGCGGACCACCTGGCCGGGCGCGGCCTGAGCGTCTCGCTGCCGCTGCTGCCCGGGCACGGCACCCGCTGGCAGGACATGCAGCTCACCGGCTGGCAGGACTGGTACGCGGAGGTCGACCACGCGCTGCGGGAGCTGAGCGAGCGCTGCTCGCAGGTGTTCGTGTGCGGCCTGTCGATGGGCGGGGCGCTCGCCCTGCGCCTCGCGGCCCGCCACGGGGACGCGGTCAGCGGCATCGTCCTCGTCAACCCGGGCAACAAGGTCCATGGCCTGGCCGCGCGGGCCCTGCCCGTCGTGCGCCACTTCGTGCCCTCCACCAAGGGCATCGCGAGCGACATCGCCAAGCCCGGCGCCCAGGAGGTCGGCTACGACCGGGTGCCGCTGCACGCCGCGCACTCGGTGCGCCGCTTCTTCCAGCTGGTCGACGCCGAACTGCCCCAGGTCACCCAGCCCTTGCTGCTGATGCACAGCCCCGAGGACCACGTCGTCCCGCCGGCCGACTCCGCCCGCATCCTCGCCCGCGTCTCCTCCCGGGACGTCACCGAGCGACTGCTGGAGCGCAGCTACCACGTGGCCACCCTGGACCACGACGCCGAGCGCATCTTCGAGGACACCTACGCGTTCATCGGCCGGCTCTCCGGCGTCGGCACCCAGGAGGGGACGGCCGCCCGTGGCTGA
- a CDS encoding 6-phosphofructokinase → MRIGVLTGGGDCPGLNAVIRAVVRKGVQDHSYDFIGYRDGWRGLLHGATSRLDIPAVRGILPRGGTVLGSSRTNPFKEPGGIRRIRENLAADEVDALVAIGGEDTLGVAALLWAEHGIPCVGVPKTIDNDLSATDYTFGFDTAVGIATEAIDRLHTTAESHMRVLVVEVMGRHAGWIALHSGLAGGANVILIPEQRFDLDEICGWVTSRFRASYAPIVVVAEGAMPKDGDLVLKDGSSHDAFGHVRLSGVGEWLAKEIERRTGKEARTTVLGHVQRGGTPSAFDRWLATRFGLHAVDAVRERDFGRMVALRGTDIVRVPLAEATARLKTVPVERYEEVKVFFG, encoded by the coding sequence ATGCGGATCGGAGTGCTGACCGGCGGCGGTGACTGCCCCGGGCTCAACGCGGTCATCCGCGCCGTCGTCCGCAAGGGCGTCCAGGACCATTCCTACGACTTCATCGGCTACCGGGACGGCTGGCGCGGCCTCCTCCACGGCGCCACGTCCCGGCTCGACATCCCCGCCGTGCGCGGCATCCTCCCGCGCGGCGGCACCGTGCTCGGCTCCTCCCGCACCAACCCCTTCAAGGAACCCGGCGGCATCCGGCGGATCCGCGAGAACCTCGCCGCTGACGAGGTGGACGCCCTCGTCGCCATCGGCGGCGAGGACACCCTCGGCGTCGCCGCGCTCCTGTGGGCCGAGCACGGCATCCCGTGCGTCGGCGTTCCCAAGACCATCGACAACGACCTCTCCGCCACCGACTACACCTTCGGCTTCGACACCGCCGTCGGCATCGCCACCGAGGCCATCGACCGGCTCCACACCACCGCCGAGTCCCACATGCGCGTCCTCGTCGTGGAGGTCATGGGCCGGCACGCCGGCTGGATCGCCCTGCACTCCGGCCTCGCCGGCGGGGCCAACGTCATCCTCATCCCCGAGCAGCGCTTCGACCTCGACGAGATCTGCGGCTGGGTCACCTCCCGCTTCCGCGCCAGCTACGCGCCCATCGTGGTGGTCGCCGAGGGCGCCATGCCCAAGGACGGCGACCTCGTCCTCAAGGACGGCTCGTCCCACGACGCCTTCGGGCACGTGCGGCTGTCGGGCGTCGGGGAGTGGCTCGCGAAGGAGATCGAACGGCGCACGGGCAAGGAGGCGCGGACCACCGTGCTGGGCCACGTCCAGCGGGGCGGCACGCCCAGCGCGTTCGACCGGTGGCTGGCGACGCGGTTCGGGTTGCACGCGGTCGATGCGGTGCGGGAGCGGGACTTCGGGCGGATGGTGGCCCTTCGGGGTACGGACATCGTCCGCGTGCCGTTGGCCGAGGCCACGGCCCGCCTGAAGACCGTGCCGGTCGAGCGCTACGAAGAAGTGAAGGTGTTCTTCGGCTGA
- a CDS encoding ArsA family ATPase — MRTVLVTGPGGAGRTTAAAATALAAAREGRRVLLLTADRGPAPEAVLGTALPAPEAGGGALWGPPSEAAPGLHAARIATGEHFQDRARDLQDRGASLFDLLGASPLDPEELTELPGAEPLALLTALRAAHADGGYDLLVADMPPLHATVRLLALPEQLRRYLRRLLPAERQAARALRPVLAQLAGVPMPTQRLYETAGRWEAELAAVQDVLEAEGTTVRLVAEPGPLATGELRLARAALALQGCRVDALVANRLLPGVTGDGVTDGEVTADPWLAGLVTEQLAAHKTLHEEFLVDGVTVCELPHLGRGPRGRQDLAELAARARSTTIGVAAAGGNGSAGGFGVIPGGGLTDELDGWTGTGAAGEPAVEDRLAADGVLLWRLPLPGADRGDLDLLRRGDELIVGVGPFRRVLTLPSALRRCTVSGAGLRDGALCVRFTPDPDLWPRPS, encoded by the coding sequence TTGCGCACGGTCCTCGTCACCGGTCCCGGCGGCGCGGGCCGCACCACCGCCGCGGCGGCCACGGCCCTCGCCGCGGCCCGCGAGGGGCGGCGCGTCCTGCTCCTGACCGCCGACCGCGGCCCCGCACCCGAGGCCGTGCTCGGCACCGCCCTGCCCGCCCCCGAGGCGGGCGGCGGCGCGCTCTGGGGCCCGCCCTCCGAGGCGGCCCCCGGGCTCCACGCCGCCCGCATCGCCACCGGCGAGCACTTCCAGGACCGCGCCCGCGACCTGCAGGACCGCGGCGCCTCCCTCTTCGACCTGCTCGGCGCGAGCCCCCTCGACCCCGAGGAGCTCACCGAACTCCCCGGCGCCGAGCCCCTCGCGCTCCTCACCGCCCTGCGCGCCGCCCACGCGGACGGGGGCTACGACCTGCTCGTCGCCGACATGCCGCCCCTGCACGCCACGGTGCGGCTGCTGGCCCTCCCCGAGCAGCTGCGCCGCTACCTGCGCAGGCTGCTGCCCGCCGAGCGGCAGGCCGCCCGCGCCCTGCGCCCCGTGCTCGCCCAGCTCGCCGGCGTGCCCATGCCCACACAGCGGCTCTACGAGACCGCCGGCCGCTGGGAGGCCGAGCTCGCCGCCGTCCAGGACGTCCTCGAAGCCGAGGGCACGACCGTGCGGCTCGTCGCCGAACCCGGCCCGCTCGCCACCGGCGAACTGCGCCTCGCCCGCGCCGCCCTTGCCCTCCAGGGCTGCCGCGTCGACGCCCTCGTCGCCAACCGCCTGCTGCCCGGCGTCACCGGCGACGGCGTGACGGACGGCGAAGTCACCGCCGACCCCTGGCTCGCCGGCCTCGTCACCGAGCAGCTCGCCGCCCACAAGACCCTGCACGAGGAGTTCCTCGTCGACGGCGTCACCGTCTGCGAGCTGCCGCACCTCGGCCGCGGCCCGCGCGGCCGGCAGGACCTCGCCGAGCTCGCCGCGCGTGCGCGCTCGACCACCATCGGCGTCGCCGCCGCAGGAGGAAACGGTTCGGCCGGCGGCTTCGGCGTCATACCCGGCGGCGGCCTCACCGACGAGCTCGACGGCTGGACCGGCACCGGCGCCGCCGGAGAGCCGGCCGTCGAGGACCGCCTCGCCGCCGACGGCGTCCTGCTGTGGCGCCTCCCGCTGCCCGGCGCCGACCGCGGCGACCTCGACCTCCTGCGCCGCGGCGACGAACTCATCGTCGGCGTCGGCCCGTTCCGCCGCGTCCTGACCCTGCCCTCCGCGCTGCGCCGCTGCACCGTCTCGGGCGCGGGCCTGCGGGACGGAGCGCTGTGCGTACGCTTCACCCCCGACCCCGACCTGTGGCCAAGGCCCTCTTGA
- a CDS encoding endonuclease/exonuclease/phosphatase family protein, with protein MSADVLADLPASRTEPDGSVVIRVLSYNIRSMRDDVAALARVIRACRPDVVCVQEAPRFFRWRKAAARLARTSGLVHVSGGATASGPMVLSSLRAHVERTEDVLLPRTPGLHQRGFSTAVLRFGRARLGVLSCHLSINDRERYEQGLLLLDRLAAMDVPHAVAAGDLNDRPDGRTFGLLADALQDGWATKPWGREHTTRLGDPLQRIDAVFATEGVEVLGCGVPMGLPGIAEGDLRAATDHLPVLAALRVPAA; from the coding sequence ATGAGTGCAGACGTCCTGGCGGACCTCCCGGCATCGCGTACCGAGCCGGACGGCTCGGTCGTCATCCGCGTGCTCAGTTACAACATCCGCTCCATGCGCGACGACGTCGCGGCCCTCGCCCGGGTGATCCGGGCCTGCCGGCCCGACGTCGTCTGCGTTCAGGAGGCACCCCGCTTCTTCCGCTGGCGCAAGGCCGCCGCCCGGCTCGCCCGGACCTCCGGGCTCGTCCACGTCTCGGGCGGCGCCACCGCCTCAGGGCCCATGGTCCTCTCCTCGCTCCGCGCCCACGTGGAGCGCACCGAGGATGTCCTGCTGCCCCGTACCCCCGGCCTCCACCAGCGGGGCTTCTCGACCGCGGTGCTCCGCTTCGGCCGCGCCCGGCTCGGCGTCCTCAGCTGCCACCTGAGCATCAACGACCGGGAGCGCTACGAACAGGGCCTGCTGCTCCTCGACCGGCTGGCCGCCATGGACGTGCCGCACGCCGTCGCCGCGGGCGATCTCAACGACCGCCCCGACGGCCGCACCTTCGGCCTGCTGGCGGACGCCCTGCAGGACGGCTGGGCGACGAAGCCGTGGGGGAGGGAGCACACCACCCGGCTGGGCGATCCGCTGCAGCGGATCGACGCGGTCTTCGCGACGGAGGGGGTGGAGGTGCTGGGGTGCGGGGTGCCCATGGGGCTGCCCGGCATCGCCGAAGGCGATCTCCGGGCAGCCACGGATCACCTGCCGGTGCTGGCCGCCCTGCGGGTGCCGGCGGCGTAG
- a CDS encoding ROK family glucokinase has translation MGLTIGVDIGGTKIAAGVVDEAGNILATCKVPTPSTPEGVIDAIADAVRTVSADHDVEAVGIGAAGYVDDKRATVLFAPNINWRHEALKDKVEQRVGLPVVVENDANAAAWGEYRFGAGQGHDDVICITLGTGLGGGIIIGNKLRRGRFGVAAEFGHIRVVPDGLLCGCGSQGCWEQYASGRALVRYAKQRANATPENATILLGLGDGTVEGIEGKHISAAARQGDPVAIDSFRELARWAGAGLADLASLFDPSAFIVGGGVSDEGDLVLDPIRKSFKRWLIGGQWRPHAQVLAAQLGGKAGLVGAADLARQG, from the coding sequence ATGGGACTCACCATCGGCGTCGACATCGGCGGCACGAAGATCGCGGCCGGTGTGGTCGACGAAGCGGGCAACATCCTCGCGACGTGCAAAGTGCCTACCCCGTCGACCCCCGAGGGCGTCATCGACGCCATCGCGGACGCGGTGCGCACGGTCAGCGCCGACCACGACGTGGAGGCCGTCGGCATCGGCGCCGCCGGCTACGTGGACGACAAGCGGGCCACCGTCCTCTTCGCCCCGAACATCAACTGGCGCCACGAGGCGCTGAAGGACAAGGTCGAGCAGCGCGTCGGCCTCCCGGTCGTCGTCGAGAACGACGCCAACGCCGCGGCCTGGGGCGAGTACCGCTTCGGCGCCGGCCAGGGCCACGACGACGTCATCTGCATCACCCTGGGCACCGGCCTCGGCGGCGGCATCATCATCGGCAACAAGCTCCGCCGCGGCCGCTTCGGCGTGGCCGCCGAGTTCGGCCACATCCGGGTCGTCCCCGACGGTCTGCTGTGCGGCTGCGGCAGCCAGGGCTGCTGGGAGCAGTACGCCTCCGGGCGCGCGCTCGTCCGCTACGCCAAGCAGCGCGCCAACGCCACCCCCGAGAACGCCACGATCCTGCTGGGCCTCGGCGACGGCACGGTCGAGGGCATCGAGGGCAAGCACATCAGCGCCGCCGCCCGGCAGGGCGACCCGGTCGCCATCGACTCCTTCCGCGAGCTGGCCCGCTGGGCGGGCGCGGGCCTGGCCGACCTGGCCTCGCTCTTCGACCCCTCCGCGTTCATCGTCGGCGGCGGCGTCTCGGACGAGGGCGACCTCGTGCTCGACCCCATCCGCAAGTCCTTCAAGCGCTGGCTGATCGGCGGCCAGTGGCGCCCGCACGCGCAGGTGCTGGCCGCGCAGCTGGGCGGCAAGGCGGGGCTCGTCGGCGCGGCCGACCTGGCCCGGCAGGGGTAG
- a CDS encoding response regulator: protein MSETQAEAPAERTVKVMVVDDHPMWRDAVARDLAAAGYDIVATAGDGPEAVRRAKAAGPDVLVLDLNLPGLPGVAVCKELVGENPALRVLVLSASGEHADVLEAVKSGATGYLLKSASTQELVDAVRRTAAGDPVFTPGLAGLVLGEYRRLAADPAPAAPDEPKAPRLTDRETEVLRLVAKGLSYKQIAERLVISHRTVQNHVQNTLGKLQLHNRVELVRYAIERGLDDA from the coding sequence ATGAGCGAAACGCAAGCCGAAGCACCCGCCGAGCGCACCGTGAAGGTCATGGTCGTCGACGACCACCCCATGTGGCGCGACGCCGTCGCCCGCGACCTGGCCGCCGCCGGGTACGACATCGTGGCGACCGCCGGCGACGGCCCCGAGGCCGTGCGCCGTGCGAAGGCCGCCGGCCCCGACGTCCTGGTCCTCGACCTCAACCTGCCCGGCCTGCCCGGCGTGGCCGTCTGCAAGGAGCTCGTGGGGGAGAACCCCGCGCTGCGCGTCCTCGTCCTCTCCGCCAGCGGCGAGCACGCCGACGTGCTGGAGGCCGTGAAGTCCGGCGCCACCGGCTACCTGCTGAAGTCGGCCAGCACCCAGGAGCTCGTGGACGCCGTGCGGCGCACCGCCGCGGGCGACCCCGTCTTCACCCCCGGCCTCGCCGGACTCGTCCTCGGCGAGTACCGGAGGCTGGCCGCCGACCCCGCCCCGGCCGCGCCCGACGAGCCCAAGGCGCCCCGGCTGACCGACCGCGAGACCGAGGTGCTGCGCCTCGTCGCCAAGGGTCTGTCGTACAAGCAGATTGCCGAGCGGCTGGTTATTTCCCACCGCACGGTGCAGAACCATGTGCAGAACACCTTGGGCAAGCTCCAGTTGCACAACCGCGTGGAGCTCGTGCGCTACGCGATAGAGCGAGGTCTCGACGACGCCTGA
- a CDS encoding lysophospholipid acyltransferase family protein, with protein MFYGAMKVSIGGSLKLAFRPWVEGLENIPAEGPAILASNHLSFSDSFFLPAVLDRKVTFIAKQEYFTSPGVKGKLTAAFFKGVGQLPVDRSGARGAGEAAVKSGLDVLARGELFGIYPEGTRSPDGRLYRGKPGGLARVALLSGAPVIPVAMIDTEKVQPPGKVLPKMVRPGIRIGEPLDFSRYHGMDGDRFILRSVTDEVMYKIMELSGQEYVDIYATAAKRQIADEAKRKAEEEKAAKAAGLGKADQGGK; from the coding sequence TTGTTCTACGGCGCTATGAAGGTGTCCATCGGCGGGTCGCTGAAGCTTGCCTTCCGGCCGTGGGTGGAGGGCCTGGAGAACATCCCGGCCGAAGGGCCCGCGATCCTCGCGAGCAACCACCTGTCGTTCTCGGATTCGTTCTTCCTGCCCGCGGTGCTCGACCGTAAGGTCACGTTCATCGCGAAGCAGGAATACTTCACCTCCCCCGGAGTCAAGGGGAAGCTGACGGCCGCGTTCTTCAAGGGCGTGGGCCAGCTGCCCGTCGACCGTTCGGGTGCCCGCGGTGCGGGTGAGGCCGCGGTCAAGAGCGGCCTGGACGTGCTGGCGCGCGGTGAGCTGTTCGGCATCTACCCCGAGGGCACCCGTTCCCCCGACGGCCGTCTCTACCGGGGCAAGCCGGGCGGGCTCGCCCGGGTGGCCCTGCTGTCCGGGGCGCCGGTGATCCCCGTGGCCATGATCGACACCGAGAAGGTGCAGCCCCCGGGCAAGGTGCTGCCCAAGATGGTGCGCCCGGGCATCCGCATCGGCGAGCCGCTGGACTTCAGCCGCTACCACGGCATGGACGGCGACCGCTTCATCCTGCGCTCGGTCACCGACGAGGTCATGTACAAGATCATGGAGCTCTCGGGCCAGGAGTACGTGGACATCTACGCGACCGCCGCCAAGCGGCAGATCGCGGACGAGGCGAAGCGGAAGGCCGAGGAGGAGAAGGCGGCGAAGGCCGCCGGGCTCGGCAAGGCCGATCAGGGCGGAAAGTAA
- a CDS encoding DUF5304 domain-containing protein has product MSDHTERPAPGAAPDPDAWEQACAEDLEAERARRRAQQGPPPGTAAEELRKLVDAVADKVSGMQLPLGGGTAQGVVQQVVAQAKAVVEPVIERNPDVFDHLASAGSELLAAYRAAVRGQEARWVRDEPAQHPGKPAGPGEGDGGKGGSERIDLD; this is encoded by the coding sequence ATGAGCGATCACACCGAGCGCCCCGCACCCGGGGCGGCGCCCGACCCCGATGCCTGGGAGCAGGCCTGCGCCGAGGACCTCGAGGCCGAGCGCGCCCGCCGGCGCGCGCAGCAGGGCCCGCCGCCCGGCACCGCCGCCGAGGAGCTGCGCAAGCTCGTCGACGCCGTCGCCGACAAGGTCTCCGGCATGCAGCTGCCGCTCGGGGGCGGCACCGCCCAGGGCGTCGTCCAGCAGGTCGTCGCCCAGGCGAAGGCCGTCGTCGAGCCCGTCATCGAGCGCAACCCCGACGTCTTCGACCACCTCGCCTCCGCCGGCTCCGAACTCCTGGCCGCCTACCGCGCGGCGGTCCGGGGCCAGGAGGCCCGCTGGGTGCGCGACGAGCCCGCGCAGCACCCCGGAAAGCCCGCCGGACCCGGCGAAGGTGACGGAGGCAAGGGCGGGAGCGAGCGCATCGACCTCGACTGA
- the macS gene encoding MacS family sensor histidine kinase, producing MTPRSRKPRVVRMSVELPLWRALTGYRILTLCYALAIFAINYHEYAHPLGGALYMGVLTGWMALTWNRTSAPERCTKRFLIADLALALAGILVTAVVDSPARIDGGAATLPSIWTGGAVLGLAIKGGWRWAAVGSTLVAVANLAERGSPARDTVHNVLLVWVSSIAIGYIVEVARASERTLARALRIEAATRERERLARDIHDGVLQVLAMVQRRGAALGGEAAELGRMAGEQEIALRTLVAGGLLPPQRSAEELAGDAELVGAVAAAPPVPTGPIDVGALLAPHAGADVSFAGPGTPVLLEAAAAAELAAAVGAALDNVRKHAGEGAQAWILLEDEPDAVIVTVRDDGPGIPEGRLADAEREGRMGVALSIRGRLRDLGGSAELLSVPGQGTEVELKVPRGNGKEQR from the coding sequence ATGACACCGCGCAGCAGGAAGCCGCGCGTCGTACGGATGTCGGTGGAGCTGCCGCTGTGGCGCGCGCTGACCGGCTACCGCATTCTGACGCTCTGCTACGCCCTGGCGATCTTCGCCATCAACTACCACGAGTACGCCCATCCGCTCGGCGGCGCCCTCTACATGGGCGTACTCACCGGGTGGATGGCGCTCACGTGGAACCGCACCTCGGCGCCGGAGCGCTGCACGAAACGGTTCCTCATCGCCGACCTGGCCCTCGCACTCGCCGGAATCCTCGTCACCGCCGTCGTCGACTCCCCGGCCCGCATCGACGGCGGCGCGGCCACCCTGCCGTCCATATGGACCGGCGGCGCCGTGCTGGGCCTGGCCATCAAGGGCGGCTGGCGCTGGGCGGCCGTCGGCTCCACCCTCGTGGCCGTCGCCAACCTCGCCGAGCGCGGCAGCCCCGCCCGGGACACCGTCCACAACGTGCTCCTGGTGTGGGTCTCCAGCATCGCCATCGGCTACATCGTCGAGGTCGCCCGCGCCAGTGAGCGCACCCTCGCCCGCGCCCTGCGGATCGAGGCCGCCACCCGCGAGCGCGAGCGGCTCGCCCGCGACATCCACGACGGCGTCCTGCAGGTGCTGGCCATGGTGCAGCGGCGCGGTGCCGCGCTCGGCGGCGAGGCGGCCGAGCTCGGCCGGATGGCCGGCGAGCAGGAGATCGCCCTGCGCACCCTGGTCGCCGGGGGCCTGCTGCCCCCGCAGCGCTCCGCCGAGGAACTCGCCGGGGACGCGGAGCTGGTCGGCGCCGTGGCGGCCGCACCACCGGTCCCCACCGGCCCCATCGACGTGGGAGCGCTGCTCGCCCCGCACGCGGGCGCCGACGTCTCCTTCGCCGGGCCCGGCACCCCCGTCCTGCTGGAGGCGGCCGCCGCCGCCGAGCTCGCCGCCGCCGTCGGCGCCGCCCTGGACAATGTGCGCAAGCACGCGGGCGAGGGTGCGCAGGCCTGGATCCTGCTGGAGGACGAGCCCGACGCGGTGATCGTCACCGTGCGGGACGACGGCCCCGGCATCCCCGAGGGCCGGCTCGCGGACGCCGAGCGGGAGGGGCGGATGGGCGTCGCCCTGTCGATCCGCGGGCGGCTGAGGGACCTGGGCGGCAGCGCCGAGCTGCTGTCCGTCCCCGGCCAGGGCACAGAAGTCGAACTGAAGGTTCCACGGGGGAACGGGAAAGAACAGCGATGA